The proteins below are encoded in one region of Tursiops truncatus isolate mTurTru1 chromosome 12, mTurTru1.mat.Y, whole genome shotgun sequence:
- the ADAT2 gene encoding tRNA-specific adenosine deaminase 2 isoform X3, giving the protein MEAKVGSTQITGGACSVLAEETEKWMEQAMQMAKEALENIEVPVGCLLVYNNEVVGKGRNEVNQTKNATRHAEMVAIDQALDWCRRHGKSPSEVFEHMVLYVTVEPCIMCAAALRLMKIPLVVYGCQNERFGGCGSVLDIASADLPNTGRPFQLY; this is encoded by the exons ATGGAGGCCAAGGTAGGGTCCACGCAGATTACGGGCGGCGCGTGCTCTGTGTTGGCGGAGGAGACCGAAAAGTGGATGGAACAGGCGATGCAAATG GCCAAAGAAGCCCTAGAAAATATTGAGGTTCCTGTTGGCTGCCTTTTGGTCTACAACAATGAAGTTGtagggaagggaagaaatgaagTTAATCAAACCAAAAAT GCTACTCGACATGCAGAAATGGTGGCCATCGACCAGGCCCTAGATTGGTGTCGTCGACATGGCAAGAGTCCTTCTGAGGTGTTTGAACACATGGTGCTGTACGTCACTGTGGAGCCGTGTATCATGTGCGCAGCCGCTCTCCGCCTGATGA AAATCCCGCTGGTTGTCTATGGCTGTCAGAATGAACGATTTGGTGGTTGTGGCTCTGTTCTAGATATTGCCTCTGCTGATCTACCGAATACTGGGAGACCATTTCAG ctttattga